A part of Candidatus Rokuibacteriota bacterium genomic DNA contains:
- a CDS encoding DUF2283 domain-containing protein — protein MKITYDAEVDALSIIFRETTVTTKHLAEGIAADYDAEGRLAGIEILDAVKRFGDAETLRQVVLEGIGPAARTK, from the coding sequence ATGAAGATCACCTATGATGCCGAGGTTGATGCCCTGAGCATTATTTTTCGCGAGACGACCGTTACCACGAAGCATCTGGCAGAAGGGATCGCCGCCGATTACGATGCCGAGGGCCGGCTGGCCGGTATCGAGATCCTTGATGCGGTCAAACGTTTCGGGGATGCCGAGACGCTGCGGCAGGTTGTGCTTGAGGGCATTGGCCCAGCTGCCAGGACTAAGTAA